The Rhodothermus marinus DSM 4252 DNA segment CGGAGCCGGGGTCATGACCGAAGAAAAAAAACAGGAGGGGGTGCGTAAGTGGTACGTACTGCGCACCTTTTCCGGGCACGAAAAGAAGGTCAAACAGTACCTGGAACGCGAAATCGAACGGCTGGGCCTGCAGGACCGGGTCGGACAGATCCTGATTCCGACGGAGACCGTCTTCGAACTACGCGGCGGAAAAAAACGGACCCGTGAGCGCACCTTCTTTCCGGGCTATATTCTGATCGAGGCGGTGCTCGACCGCGAGTTGCAGCATTTGATCGCCAACATGCCCTCGGTCGTAGGCTTTCTGGGGAGTGGAGATCAGCCCACGCCGCTGCGCCCGGACGAGGTCCGCCGCATTCTCGGGAAGGTTGATGAGGCCCGGGAAATGGGCGAGCAGCCGGAGATCCCGTTCAAGCCCGGCGACGTGGTGCGCATCATCGAGGGGCCGTTCAATAATTTCACCGGGGTAGTCGAGGAAGTCTATCCCGACAAACTCAAGCTCAAGGTGATGGTCTCCATCTTCGGGCGCAAGACGCCCCTGGAAGTCGATTACCTGCAGGTGGAGCGGGAATCGTAGGCAGGCTTTCTGTGAAAAAAGAAACGGCCGATCCGGGCCGGAAACCTTCGGAAAACAGAAGCATTCGAGAGGCGCTTTGCAAAACGCGGGAGCCTGTACGGCTGACAGGCGATCGGACCGCAAACAGGAGGAGCCATGGCAAAGAAGGTCGAAAAGATTATCAAACTCCAGATTCGGGGTGGCCAGGCGACGCCCGCCCCGCCGATCGGCCCCGCGCTCGGTCAGGCCGGGGTCAACATCATGGAGTTCTGTAAGCAGTTCAACGCGGCCACGCAGGACCGCATGGGGGTGGTCCTGCCGGTCGTGATCACGGTTTACTCGGACAAATCCTTCACCTTTGTCGTCAAGAGTCCCCCGGCGGCCGAGCTGCTCAAGAAGGCGGCCGGTATCGAGAAAGGCGCCAGCGATCCGCTGCGCCAGAAGGTGGGGAAAGTGACGTGGGAGGATTGCCTGGAAATCGCCAGGCAGAAGATGGCCGACCTGAACGCCTACGATCTGGAGAAGGCGGCGTCGATGATCGCCGGGACGGCGCGTTCGATGGGGATCGTGGTGGAAGG contains these protein-coding regions:
- the nusG gene encoding transcription termination/antitermination protein NusG; amino-acid sequence: MTEEKKQEGVRKWYVLRTFSGHEKKVKQYLEREIERLGLQDRVGQILIPTETVFELRGGKKRTRERTFFPGYILIEAVLDRELQHLIANMPSVVGFLGSGDQPTPLRPDEVRRILGKVDEAREMGEQPEIPFKPGDVVRIIEGPFNNFTGVVEEVYPDKLKLKVMVSIFGRKTPLEVDYLQVERES
- the rplK gene encoding 50S ribosomal protein L11 translates to MAKKVEKIIKLQIRGGQATPAPPIGPALGQAGVNIMEFCKQFNAATQDRMGVVLPVVITVYSDKSFTFVVKSPPAAELLKKAAGIEKGASDPLRQKVGKVTWEDCLEIARQKMADLNAYDLEKAASMIAGTARSMGIVVEGKPEHL